One window from the genome of Prosthecobacter sp. SYSU 5D2 encodes:
- a CDS encoding prolyl oligopeptidase family serine peptidase, with the protein MIRNLLAPLMALAMTSSLSATELTPQSFEGEVSLKVGYSYFLALPEGYEADTSKKWPLLIFLHGAGERGSDLELLKKHGPPKLIAAGKKFEAIVVCPQVPLKSVWNEHGVKALADEIIRTHRVDTSRLYLTGISMGGFGTWDTALAYPDTFAAIAPICGGAGVGHVMAERIKDLPCWIFHGDADKAVTVEFSIKMHGALQKAGSQAKLTVYPGVGHDSWTQTYDNEQFWTWLFAQKRG; encoded by the coding sequence ATGATCCGCAATCTCCTTGCCCCCCTTATGGCCCTCGCCATGACCTCGTCCCTTTCCGCCACCGAGCTGACGCCGCAATCTTTTGAAGGGGAAGTTTCGCTCAAAGTGGGTTATTCTTATTTCCTGGCGTTGCCGGAGGGCTATGAGGCAGACACTTCCAAAAAGTGGCCGTTGCTGATTTTTCTTCATGGCGCGGGAGAACGTGGATCGGATCTGGAACTGCTGAAAAAACATGGGCCGCCCAAGCTCATAGCGGCGGGCAAGAAGTTCGAGGCGATTGTGGTTTGTCCCCAGGTACCGCTGAAGAGTGTCTGGAATGAGCACGGGGTGAAGGCCCTGGCAGATGAGATCATCCGCACGCACCGGGTGGATACCTCCCGGCTCTACCTCACGGGCATCAGCATGGGCGGGTTTGGCACCTGGGACACGGCGCTGGCGTATCCGGACACCTTTGCGGCCATCGCGCCCATTTGCGGCGGCGCGGGGGTGGGGCATGTCATGGCGGAGCGCATCAAGGACCTGCCCTGCTGGATCTTTCATGGCGACGCGGACAAAGCGGTCACGGTGGAGTTTTCCATCAAGATGCATGGGGCGCTCCAAAAAGCGGGCAGCCAGGCCAAGCTGACGGTTTATCCCGGTGTGGGGCATGACTCCTGGACGCAGACCTATGACAACGAGCAATTCTGGACCTGGCTCTTCGCCCAGAAGCGGGGTTAA
- a CDS encoding L,D-transpeptidase, producing the protein MRTIVIFLLLLGAQPGALAQDRGPAADENGVPRDLNTVLQVQIFLDRHLFGPGKLDGAVGEFTYKAVVNYNFAMGHRDIYDWAPVLHAAEAEVPVIFAAFQIRSELGKFVNPLLPEKPEDQVKYDYMAYRSYAELVAERFHTDESFLAKCNPEKNLQRLQPGDVVMVPNVRSFRIEEVKAMQSFPKDAKLSANTIVVDTTERMAAVYSPDERLLAAFPITPGKPEFIPVGTWSMKVMMTTPSFRYDKQFLEEGVRGKEAYQLPPGPNSPVGIIWCGLSKSGIGLHGTALPRTIGRSQSAGCVRLANWDAIRLPTLIRPDSPVIVR; encoded by the coding sequence ATGCGAACCATCGTTATTTTCCTGCTGCTGCTCGGTGCCCAGCCTGGAGCTCTGGCTCAGGACCGTGGACCGGCGGCGGATGAGAATGGGGTGCCGAGGGACCTGAACACGGTGCTGCAGGTGCAGATCTTCCTGGACCGGCATCTTTTCGGTCCGGGAAAGCTGGACGGCGCGGTGGGGGAGTTTACGTACAAGGCGGTGGTGAACTACAACTTCGCCATGGGTCACCGTGACATTTATGACTGGGCTCCAGTGCTGCATGCGGCGGAGGCGGAGGTGCCGGTCATCTTTGCCGCGTTTCAAATCCGTTCCGAACTGGGCAAATTTGTGAACCCGCTGCTGCCTGAAAAGCCAGAAGACCAGGTAAAATACGACTACATGGCCTACCGCAGCTACGCAGAGCTGGTGGCGGAGCGGTTCCATACGGATGAGAGTTTTCTGGCCAAGTGCAACCCGGAGAAGAACCTCCAGCGCCTGCAACCAGGGGATGTGGTGATGGTGCCGAATGTGCGCTCCTTTCGCATCGAGGAAGTGAAGGCCATGCAGAGCTTTCCAAAAGATGCGAAGCTGAGCGCCAACACCATCGTGGTGGATACCACGGAGCGGATGGCGGCGGTGTACTCCCCAGATGAGCGGCTGCTGGCGGCCTTCCCCATCACGCCGGGCAAGCCGGAATTCATTCCGGTGGGCACCTGGAGCATGAAGGTGATGATGACGACGCCGAGCTTCCGTTATGACAAGCAGTTCCTGGAGGAAGGCGTGCGTGGCAAAGAGGCCTACCAGCTCCCGCCGGGACCCAACAGCCCGGTGGGCATCATCTGGTGCGGGCTCAGCAAATCCGGCATCGGCCTGCACGGTACTGCACTGCCGCGAACCATCGGTCGCAGCCAGAGCGCCGGCTGCGTGCGCCTGGCCAACTGGGATGCCATCCGCCTGCCCACCCTGATCCGGCCGGACTCGCCGGTCATCGTCAGGTGA
- a CDS encoding DUF475 domain-containing protein, producing the protein MLQLFDAVLAFLPSSSELVSAAPAILMLIVIEGLLSVDNALAIAAMASHLPGKQKYMALKLGIIGAYFFRGLCLFFAAWIIENPWLKICGAAYLVYLMSQHFTGAGDENNDGKPDSARQRGFWATIAGIELMDLSLSVDNVVAAVAIDPRLWVVCTGVFIGILALRFVAGACIKLLEKFPILADTAFVLIGYVGGILVFEILSDPASGFQIFPGPVHVGSGRKFIGIVIILGISILYARVPAVQTALRPLFKTLRVPMKIVAMTVGLVLKIILLPFTLIIGLFKSKTATEPVPPPAM; encoded by the coding sequence ATGCTTCAGCTTTTCGATGCCGTCCTAGCCTTCCTGCCCTCTTCGTCCGAACTTGTCTCGGCTGCACCGGCCATTTTGATGCTGATTGTCATTGAGGGACTGCTGAGCGTGGACAATGCCCTGGCCATCGCCGCCATGGCCAGCCACCTGCCAGGAAAGCAAAAGTACATGGCCTTGAAACTGGGCATCATCGGAGCCTACTTTTTCCGCGGCCTCTGCCTGTTCTTCGCGGCCTGGATCATCGAAAACCCGTGGTTGAAAATCTGCGGTGCGGCCTACCTCGTTTACCTGATGAGCCAGCATTTCACCGGTGCGGGTGATGAAAACAATGACGGCAAGCCTGACAGCGCCAGGCAGCGCGGCTTCTGGGCCACCATCGCCGGCATCGAGCTGATGGACCTGAGCCTGAGTGTGGACAATGTGGTCGCTGCCGTGGCCATTGACCCTCGGCTCTGGGTGGTCTGCACCGGGGTCTTCATCGGCATCCTGGCCCTCCGCTTCGTCGCCGGGGCATGCATCAAGCTGCTGGAAAAATTCCCCATTCTGGCTGACACCGCCTTTGTCCTCATCGGTTACGTCGGCGGCATCCTGGTCTTTGAGATTCTGAGCGATCCCGCCAGCGGCTTCCAGATCTTCCCCGGCCCCGTCCATGTCGGCTCCGGCCGCAAGTTCATCGGCATCGTCATCATCCTCGGCATCTCCATCCTGTATGCCCGCGTGCCCGCCGTCCAAACCGCCCTGCGCCCCCTCTTCAAGACTTTGCGCGTGCCGATGAAAATCGTCGCCATGACCGTTGGCCTGGTGCTGAAAATCATCCTGCTCCCTTTCACTCTCATCATCGGCCTTTTCAAAAGCAAAACGGCCACCGAACCGGTTCCGCCCCCGGCGATGTGA
- the galU gene encoding UTP--glucose-1-phosphate uridylyltransferase GalU encodes MLPVRKAVIPAAGYGTRFLPISKAIPKEMLPLVDKPVIQYVVEEAVAAGITDILMVISRSKRAIEEHFHPAFDLEAELEGKGRTEELEGLRKLQSMARIHFVWQPKMGGLGDAILYAREHVGNEPFAVLLGDTVVTTDDETRPVTRLLADVVERHGGSAVALQEVPLEKVSRYGILGGEEISPGLIRATQFVEKPKPEESPGRLAVSARYVLSPSIFAHLEKTPKGKGGEVQLTDAMASLMKEEALYGLRYEGQRHDIGNKLDFIKANLHFGLQRADIGPALREYVMGVR; translated from the coding sequence ATGCTTCCTGTACGTAAAGCTGTGATTCCTGCTGCCGGTTATGGCACGCGTTTTTTACCGATCTCCAAGGCGATCCCGAAGGAGATGCTGCCGCTGGTGGACAAGCCGGTGATCCAGTATGTGGTGGAGGAGGCGGTGGCGGCGGGGATCACGGATATTTTGATGGTGATCAGCCGGAGCAAAAGGGCGATTGAGGAGCATTTTCATCCGGCGTTTGACCTGGAGGCGGAGCTGGAGGGGAAGGGGCGGACGGAGGAACTGGAGGGACTGCGGAAGCTGCAATCCATGGCGCGGATCCATTTTGTGTGGCAGCCCAAGATGGGGGGGCTGGGGGATGCGATCCTGTATGCGCGGGAGCACGTGGGGAATGAGCCCTTTGCGGTGCTGCTGGGGGACACGGTGGTGACGACGGATGATGAGACGCGGCCGGTTACGCGGCTGCTGGCGGATGTGGTGGAGCGGCACGGGGGATCTGCGGTGGCGCTGCAGGAGGTGCCGCTGGAGAAGGTGAGCCGGTATGGCATCCTGGGCGGGGAGGAGATATCGCCAGGGCTGATCCGGGCGACGCAGTTTGTGGAGAAGCCGAAGCCGGAGGAGTCGCCGGGCCGGCTGGCGGTGAGTGCTCGGTATGTGCTTTCGCCGTCCATTTTCGCGCATCTGGAGAAGACGCCGAAGGGGAAGGGCGGGGAGGTGCAACTGACGGATGCGATGGCCTCCCTGATGAAGGAAGAGGCGCTGTACGGGCTGCGCTACGAGGGGCAGCGGCACGACATTGGGAACAAGCTGGATTTCATCAAGGCGAACCTGCACTTCGGCCTGCAGCGGGCGGACATTGGCCCGGCGTTAAGGGAGTATGTGATGGGAGTGAGGTGA
- the hisI gene encoding phosphoribosyl-AMP cyclohydrolase translates to MTSINSYQFGPRDSKQAIEEDLVFAPKFDENGLIAAMAVDAHTDEALMLAYMNEESLRMTLELGQAVYYSRSRKTLWHKGATSGEFQEVVEIRTDCDQDAIVLRVIQHGGGCCHTKRSNCFYRKVVAPKQGGLVKLAMVE, encoded by the coding sequence ATGACATCCATTAACTCGTATCAGTTTGGTCCTCGCGACTCCAAGCAAGCCATCGAAGAAGACCTGGTCTTCGCCCCCAAGTTTGACGAAAACGGCCTTATCGCCGCCATGGCCGTGGATGCCCATACGGATGAAGCCCTCATGCTGGCTTACATGAACGAGGAGTCCCTGCGCATGACTCTGGAGCTGGGCCAGGCTGTTTATTACAGCCGCAGCCGCAAGACCCTCTGGCACAAAGGCGCCACCAGCGGCGAGTTCCAGGAAGTGGTGGAAATCCGCACCGACTGCGACCAGGACGCCATCGTCCTGCGCGTGATCCAGCACGGCGGCGGCTGCTGTCACACCAAGCGCAGCAACTGCTTTTACCGCAAAGTCGTCGCCCCCAAGCAGGGCGGACTGGTAAAGCTGGCGATGGTGGAGTGA
- the tmk gene encoding dTMP kinase: MTNADLLNSPRGFFLSFEGSEGCGKSTQIHLLRERLEAAGKRVEVLREPGGTAVGEEIRHLLQHAKAGEGMTPEAELLLFAASRAQIVREKIRPLLAGGTFVILDRFLDSTTVYQGMARGLPLESVRAINAFATGGTLPELTLVLDMDPACAYQRIHATGRELDRMESQPLAFFEKVRAGYRQLAQAEPERLRLLDAARTPETIHSEIWDLIQSRHHAV; encoded by the coding sequence ATGACGAATGCCGACCTTCTCAACTCCCCGCGCGGATTTTTTCTCTCTTTTGAGGGGTCCGAAGGCTGTGGAAAGTCCACCCAGATCCACCTGCTGCGGGAGCGGCTGGAGGCAGCCGGGAAGAGGGTGGAAGTGCTGCGCGAGCCCGGCGGCACAGCCGTGGGGGAGGAAATCCGCCACCTGCTGCAGCATGCGAAGGCTGGCGAGGGCATGACGCCGGAGGCGGAACTGCTGCTCTTCGCCGCCAGCCGGGCGCAGATCGTGAGGGAAAAGATACGCCCGCTGCTGGCCGGGGGAACTTTTGTTATCCTGGACCGGTTTTTGGATTCGACGACGGTTTACCAGGGCATGGCGCGCGGGCTGCCGCTGGAAAGCGTGCGGGCCATCAATGCCTTCGCCACCGGCGGGACGCTTCCGGAGCTGACCCTGGTTCTGGACATGGACCCGGCCTGCGCCTACCAGCGCATCCACGCCACCGGGCGGGAGCTGGACCGCATGGAAAGCCAGCCACTGGCTTTTTTTGAAAAAGTGCGCGCAGGCTACCGCCAGCTCGCCCAGGCAGAACCGGAGCGCCTGCGCCTGCTTGACGCCGCCCGCACGCCTGAGACTATTCACTCTGAAATCTGGGACCTCATCCAGAGCCGCCATCATGCCGTTTAA
- a CDS encoding AraC family transcriptional regulator encodes MVTQSRTKSQFERIEMPGDSSFAWKEITGRHFTAPFHHHPEVELTLITAGHGQRFVGDTVEPFQAGDVVLLGSHLPHAWFSEARCRVSSAIVVQFHPETFGGGILRAQELESIRGLLELAARGVVIQGETAREMQRRFSELSGLTPVQRLTLLLEMLEQVALTQNLRCLEAKAPEETVSPVDRKRLDEVLRYIHAHHQRALALPEIARVAGLGPESFSRFFRRVTGHTFIETLIQIRLASALALLGESTDTIAAVAYACGFEDLSNFNRQFRRTYGITPSEARRRAQVQ; translated from the coding sequence ATGGTGACGCAGTCCCGAACCAAGTCGCAGTTTGAGCGGATCGAGATGCCTGGGGATTCCTCCTTTGCCTGGAAGGAAATCACCGGGCGGCATTTCACGGCCCCGTTTCATCATCATCCGGAGGTGGAGCTGACGCTGATCACGGCGGGACATGGGCAGCGGTTTGTGGGGGATACGGTGGAGCCGTTTCAAGCGGGGGATGTGGTGCTGCTGGGGTCGCACCTGCCGCATGCGTGGTTCAGCGAGGCACGCTGCCGGGTGTCATCGGCCATTGTGGTGCAGTTTCATCCGGAGACATTTGGCGGTGGCATCCTGAGGGCACAGGAGCTGGAGAGCATCCGTGGGCTGCTGGAGCTGGCGGCGCGGGGCGTGGTGATCCAGGGAGAGACGGCACGTGAAATGCAGCGCCGGTTTTCTGAACTCTCAGGGCTGACACCGGTGCAGCGGCTGACGCTGCTGCTGGAGATGCTGGAGCAGGTGGCTCTGACGCAAAACCTGCGCTGCCTGGAAGCCAAGGCACCGGAGGAGACGGTCTCGCCCGTGGACCGCAAGCGGCTGGATGAAGTGCTGCGCTACATCCATGCGCATCATCAGCGGGCGCTGGCGCTGCCAGAGATCGCGAGGGTGGCAGGCCTGGGGCCGGAATCTTTTAGCCGCTTCTTCCGCCGGGTGACAGGGCATACCTTCATTGAAACGCTGATCCAGATCCGCCTGGCGAGCGCGCTGGCGCTGCTGGGGGAAAGCACGGATACGATTGCGGCGGTGGCGTATGCGTGTGGGTTTGAGGATCTGTCGAATTTTAACCGCCAGTTCCGCCGCACGTATGGCATCACGCCGAGCGAGGCGCGGCGGCGGGCGCAAGTGCAGTAG
- a CDS encoding sulfatase, translated as MKFILLSLSCLCLFASSTRAAPDLPNLIVILADDLGWSDVGCYGNTYNETPHMDRLAREGMRFTQFYAGPVCSPTRANLQSGQDQARFGITQHIPGHKRPFAKLADPVVPLQLPLEVETYAERLRTSGYATGYIGKWHLGGEGHLPQHQGWETVTEAKGHTQPPEVTGTGKEQRTAEFMTDKAIRFIEANKERPFVLQVSHYAVHIPLTTTPELEKKYRAKKPMEGYPSNPLYAGLLEELDQSVGRIVQAVDQAGLGEKTLILFLSDNGGLEHEQNGTVVTSNKPLNGEKGTLYEGGIRVPAIARWTGRVPAGTECHTPAITIDVYPTLTELGAVQGRANQPQDGVSLAALLRDPKATIARDTLYWHLPHYHHSTPASAIRHGDMKLIQFYETDTVELYDLNDDLGETKNLAKEQPENAQKLKAALAEWRLKVNARMPVPNPEYDPAHASELAGKLGGKKREKKIKE; from the coding sequence ATGAAATTTATACTGCTTTCCCTCTCCTGCCTGTGTCTGTTTGCCTCTTCCACGCGTGCTGCACCGGATCTGCCGAACCTGATTGTGATCCTGGCGGATGATCTGGGCTGGTCGGATGTGGGCTGCTATGGCAACACGTATAACGAGACACCACACATGGACCGCCTGGCGCGTGAGGGCATGCGCTTCACTCAGTTTTATGCAGGGCCGGTCTGCTCGCCCACACGGGCGAATTTGCAGAGCGGGCAGGACCAGGCGCGCTTTGGCATCACGCAGCACATTCCAGGGCATAAGCGGCCCTTTGCGAAGCTGGCGGATCCGGTGGTGCCGCTGCAACTGCCGCTGGAGGTGGAAACCTATGCTGAGCGTCTCCGCACTTCTGGTTATGCCACCGGATACATTGGCAAGTGGCATCTTGGCGGCGAAGGCCACCTTCCACAGCACCAGGGCTGGGAGACCGTGACGGAGGCCAAGGGGCACACTCAGCCGCCCGAGGTGACCGGCACGGGGAAGGAACAGCGCACGGCGGAGTTCATGACCGACAAGGCGATCCGTTTTATCGAAGCCAACAAGGAGCGGCCTTTTGTGCTGCAAGTGTCGCACTATGCGGTGCACATTCCGCTGACCACGACACCGGAGCTGGAGAAAAAATACCGGGCCAAGAAGCCGATGGAGGGTTATCCCAGCAACCCGCTGTATGCCGGGCTGCTGGAGGAGCTGGACCAGAGCGTGGGGCGTATCGTGCAGGCAGTGGACCAGGCGGGGCTGGGGGAAAAGACGCTGATTCTTTTTCTCTCCGACAATGGCGGCCTGGAGCATGAGCAAAACGGTACGGTGGTGACCTCCAACAAGCCGCTGAACGGTGAAAAGGGGACGCTATATGAAGGCGGCATCCGTGTTCCGGCCATCGCCCGCTGGACGGGGCGTGTACCCGCAGGCACCGAATGCCACACGCCGGCGATCACGATAGATGTGTATCCGACGCTGACGGAACTGGGGGCTGTGCAGGGCCGAGCCAACCAGCCACAAGATGGGGTGAGTTTGGCGGCACTACTACGCGACCCGAAGGCGACCATCGCCCGGGACACGCTGTACTGGCATCTGCCGCATTATCATCATAGCACGCCGGCCAGTGCGATCCGGCACGGGGACATGAAGCTGATCCAGTTTTATGAAACGGATACGGTGGAGCTGTATGATCTGAATGATGACCTGGGCGAGACCAAAAACCTGGCCAAGGAACAGCCGGAGAATGCGCAAAAGCTGAAGGCCGCGCTGGCTGAATGGCGGCTTAAGGTGAATGCCCGGATGCCGGTGCCGAATCCTGAATACGATCCTGCACACGCCAGCGAACTGGCGGGCAAGTTAGGTGGCAAGAAGCGCGAAAAGAAAATCAAAGAGTAA
- a CDS encoding metallophosphoesterase family protein — protein sequence MKFTRRLLLKVSPFLFWRGSSYAAASPAEVPLPFGADFPQLDSLAVGDWWTKKPKGNVAPPPMDVPREDVVAFALYTHDRGVLKMSAQLYPLKPGEPREARLEFQRDGAWTEAAKVAVVFPGWSAHFRIEQWDASQDVPYRVRHGEKALFEGLIRHDPVEKEVITVANMSCNSSRTTGLRPEIIDNLKAQDPDLLFFAGDQTYRHTEHTAGWIEFGLQFRDLMRDRPTIAIPDDHDVGHPNLWGENGKHSAIPGNADGGYMFPPEYVNQVQRQQSWHLPDSPDPAPVERGITVYFTSMRVGGVDFAILEDRKFKSGPSGKIPQMGPRPDHINDPNYDPKTIDLPGLQLLGERQEKFLHEWGQDWTGAEMKAVLSQTAFCGAVHLHGKDKERLLADLDCNGWPQTPRNNALKEIRRAWAVHLCGDQHLAVTVKNGIDEFGDGPYAFTSPALVNTIYGRWWHPLDEKPGPNPLPGSPLPWTGDFHDGLGNKISMMAYANPPDIQDEKQRADGYGVVKFNKKDRKITFECWPRFSDAKEGDKAQFPGWPITVDMAANDGRKVAGYLPELKFEGAANPVVQVIEDSTGDILYTVRVQGSSFQPKVYAPGSYTVKVGRDKPEGSTLTATAETDAEKAGQKSITL from the coding sequence ATGAAATTCACCCGACGTCTCCTTCTCAAAGTCTCGCCCTTTCTCTTTTGGCGGGGCTCCTCCTATGCTGCCGCCTCTCCCGCAGAAGTTCCTTTGCCCTTTGGCGCAGATTTCCCGCAGCTTGATTCCCTGGCCGTTGGCGACTGGTGGACCAAGAAACCCAAAGGCAATGTCGCGCCGCCGCCAATGGATGTGCCGCGTGAGGATGTCGTCGCCTTTGCCCTTTATACCCATGACCGGGGCGTGCTGAAAATGAGCGCCCAGCTTTATCCCCTGAAACCCGGCGAACCCCGCGAAGCCAGATTGGAATTCCAGCGCGATGGCGCCTGGACCGAGGCTGCCAAAGTCGCCGTCGTCTTCCCCGGCTGGAGCGCACACTTCCGCATCGAACAATGGGACGCCAGCCAGGACGTTCCTTATCGGGTCCGCCATGGAGAAAAGGCCCTGTTTGAGGGGCTCATCCGCCATGACCCGGTAGAAAAGGAGGTCATCACCGTGGCCAACATGTCCTGCAATTCCAGCCGCACCACCGGTCTGCGCCCGGAGATCATTGACAACCTCAAGGCCCAGGACCCCGACCTGCTTTTCTTTGCCGGTGACCAGACGTATCGCCACACCGAGCACACTGCCGGATGGATCGAGTTCGGCCTCCAGTTTCGCGATCTCATGCGCGACCGCCCCACCATCGCCATTCCGGATGACCATGACGTCGGCCATCCCAATCTGTGGGGTGAAAACGGCAAGCACTCCGCTATTCCCGGCAATGCGGACGGTGGCTACATGTTCCCGCCGGAATACGTCAACCAGGTGCAGCGGCAGCAGTCCTGGCATCTGCCTGATTCCCCGGATCCGGCACCCGTCGAGCGTGGCATCACCGTCTATTTCACCAGCATGCGCGTCGGCGGGGTGGACTTCGCGATTCTTGAAGACCGCAAATTTAAGAGCGGCCCTTCCGGCAAGATCCCGCAGATGGGACCACGCCCGGACCACATCAACGATCCCAATTACGATCCGAAGACCATAGACCTGCCCGGCCTGCAACTGCTGGGCGAACGCCAGGAAAAATTCCTTCACGAATGGGGCCAGGACTGGACCGGTGCCGAGATGAAGGCTGTGCTTTCCCAGACCGCCTTCTGCGGTGCCGTGCATCTGCATGGCAAGGACAAAGAGCGTCTGCTGGCTGATCTCGACTGCAACGGCTGGCCGCAAACACCGCGCAACAATGCCCTAAAGGAAATCCGCCGCGCCTGGGCCGTGCATCTCTGTGGCGACCAGCACCTGGCCGTTACTGTCAAAAATGGGATTGATGAATTTGGCGACGGCCCTTATGCCTTCACCAGCCCGGCATTGGTCAACACCATCTATGGCCGCTGGTGGCATCCCCTGGATGAGAAGCCAGGCCCCAATCCGCTCCCCGGCAGTCCGCTGCCGTGGACTGGTGATTTCCATGACGGCCTGGGCAACAAAATTTCCATGATGGCCTATGCCAACCCGCCAGACATCCAGGATGAAAAGCAACGTGCCGACGGTTACGGTGTGGTGAAGTTTAACAAAAAGGATCGCAAGATAACCTTCGAATGCTGGCCGCGCTTTTCCGATGCGAAGGAAGGTGATAAAGCCCAGTTTCCCGGCTGGCCCATCACCGTGGACATGGCCGCCAACGACGGCCGCAAGGTCGCCGGTTACCTGCCCGAACTGAAGTTTGAAGGTGCTGCCAACCCCGTCGTCCAGGTCATCGAAGACAGCACCGGCGACATCCTGTACACCGTGCGCGTCCAGGGCAGCAGCTTCCAGCCCAAGGTCTATGCCCCCGGCAGCTACACGGTCAAAGTGGGCCGCGACAAACCGGAAGGCAGCACCCTCACCGCCACCGCAGAAACAGATGCCGAGAAAGCCGGTCAAAAAAGCATTACTCTTTGA
- a CDS encoding family 16 glycoside hydrolase, which translates to MLRSVLLVSFLHVATVCVSAQDDNSLVEKQGRLLFSDDFNRDETTPDKEEIGNGWTTNSAWRAKGKKQVDLKDGAMAITRVPEADHGVAIFHDVAFQDGAVKLKFKLGENGDLGVDFVDRGDKTVHAGHLCVAQVTPKNVTLKDSKTGMMNLEIRERRLKEGNNPELAKLLKGKSAGFPLSLDAEAWHEMLIVVQGDVMRFTLNGTFIGQLQSEGIAHPTKRMITLAVNKTAMVDDVQVWSLKD; encoded by the coding sequence ATGCTCCGTTCTGTCCTTTTGGTTTCTTTTTTACATGTCGCCACCGTCTGTGTTTCAGCTCAGGATGATAACTCTCTGGTGGAGAAGCAGGGCCGCCTGCTTTTCAGCGATGATTTTAACCGGGATGAAACCACGCCGGACAAAGAGGAAATCGGCAACGGCTGGACAACCAACAGCGCCTGGCGGGCGAAGGGAAAAAAGCAGGTGGATCTCAAAGATGGTGCGATGGCCATCACCCGCGTGCCGGAGGCGGATCATGGCGTGGCCATCTTTCATGACGTGGCCTTTCAGGATGGAGCGGTGAAGTTGAAATTCAAATTGGGCGAGAATGGTGATCTGGGCGTGGACTTTGTGGACCGGGGAGACAAGACGGTTCACGCAGGCCATCTCTGTGTGGCGCAGGTGACCCCGAAGAATGTGACGCTGAAGGATTCCAAAACGGGGATGATGAATCTTGAAATCCGTGAGCGCCGGCTGAAAGAGGGTAACAACCCGGAACTGGCCAAGTTGCTGAAGGGCAAGTCTGCGGGGTTTCCGCTGAGCCTGGATGCCGAGGCGTGGCATGAGATGCTCATTGTGGTGCAGGGAGATGTGATGCGCTTCACGCTGAACGGAACATTTATCGGCCAGTTGCAGTCGGAAGGCATCGCGCACCCGACCAAACGCATGATTACCCTGGCCGTGAACAAGACGGCGATGGTGGATGATGTGCAGGTGTGGTCCTTGAAGGATTGA